One genomic window of Glycine max cultivar Williams 82 chromosome 16, Glycine_max_v4.0, whole genome shotgun sequence includes the following:
- the LOC100527618 gene encoding uncharacterized protein LOC100527618 precursor, which yields MIMSFPIFFFTLLPLLFHYSHCTTILVDGSSEWKNPTVHIGDSIIFNHKQHHNIYIFKNQKAFDLCNFTQATLLTNPNTASYMWHPSRPGFFYFSFNDGSLKACQASQKLAIKVITSVAAAATPHASAMPPAPFSGEVSPSPLYPWHYNNPLHAASPGPSPSASVTAPMVPYKSSSMPFISSNPAVPLPTDEVDSASSIHPLPTSSGHELQVMIGSFGLLIVVHTITLLLL from the exons ATGATAATGTCCTTtcccattttcttcttcactcttcTACCTTTACTATTCCACTATTCTCATTGCACCACCATTCTAGTTGATGGGTCTTCAGAGTGGAAGAACCCCACAGTTCACATTGGAGATTCCATCA ttttcaatCACAAGCAACACCACAACATCTACATTTTCAAGAACCAGAAAGCCTTTGACCTCTGCAATTTCACACAAGCAACTCTTCTCACCAACCCCAACACTGCTTCCTACATG TGGCATCCATCACGGCCTGGTTTCTTCTACTTTAGCTTCAATGATGGGTCTCTCAAAGCATGTCAAGCTTCTCAGAAGCTAGCAATTAAGGTCATCACTTCAGTAGCAGCGGCAGCCACACCACACGCTTCAGCAATGcctccagctccattttctggTGAAGTGTCACCATCTCCTTTATATCCATGGCATTACAATAATCCTCTGCATGCAGCTTCACCTGGTCCTTCACCTTCAGCAAGTGTGACTGCTCCAATGGTGCCATATAAAAGTAGCAGCATGCCCTTTATTAGCAGTAACCCTGCAGTTCCTCTTCCCACTGATGAAGTTGACTCTGCTTCTTCTATACACCCTCTTCCCACCTCTAGTGGTCATGAACTACag GTGATGATTGGATCTTTTGGACTTCTGATAGTTGTGCACACCATTACTTTACTGCTGCTATAA